One segment of Papaver somniferum cultivar HN1 unplaced genomic scaffold, ASM357369v1 unplaced-scaffold_81, whole genome shotgun sequence DNA contains the following:
- the LOC113345148 gene encoding bidirectional sugar transporter SWEET16-like: MAVASLSFIVGILGNIISILVFLSPITTFQRIVKKKSTENFKGIPYISTLLSTSLWTYYGLLKPGGMLIVTVNGAGAILQAIYVTLFIIYAPKDSKVKHLKLAGIFNVGFYTTVVLITFLVTHGSVRLTVVGFLCAGLTLGMYASPLVSMRNVIKTKSVEYMPFALSFFLFLNGGVWSVYSVLVKDFFIGVPNAIGFVLGSTQLIVYTIYKNKATEKPMDKPEEEGSTHLVHGTVEMGTYDKEMKKERSLNKMWSLPKPTLSRQLSFQKIITKSHSMNVNSLPLSDDIENQAENLVNGHDR, translated from the exons ATGGCAGTTGCTAGCTTAAGCTTCATTGTGGGTATCTTGGGTAATATCATTTCTATACTGGTTTTCCTTTCTCCTAT AACAACTTTTCAGAGAATAGTGAAGAAGAAATCAACGGAGAATTTCAAAGGGATACCGTATATTTCGACGTTGTTAAGTACATCATTATGGACATACTATGGTCTTCTTAAACCCGGTGGTATGCTTATCGTCACTGTTAATGGAGCTGGTGCTATTCTTCAAGCCATATATGTTACTCTTTTCATCATCTATGCACCCAAAGACTCTAAA GTTAAACATTTGAAGTTAGCAGGGATTTTTAACGTGGGGTTCTACACGACGGTGGTGCTAATTACATTTCTTGTTACCCATGGAAGCGTCCGACTTACGGTTGTTGGATTCCTTTGTGCAGGATTAACTTTAGGAATGTATGCTTCTCCACTAGTATCCATG AGAAACGTGATAAAGACTAAAAGCGTGGAGTACATGCCATTTGCGTTATCATTTTTTCTCTTCCTCAATGGTGGTGTTTGGTCTGTTTATTCAGTACTTGTCAAGGATTTCTTCATTGGG GTGCCCAATGCTATTGGCTTTGTGTTAGGTTCAACTCAGTTGATAGTATACACAATTTACAAAAACAAAGCAACGGAGAAACCGATGGACAAACCGGAAGAAGAAGGATCAACTCATTTAGTACATGGAACGGTCGAAATGGGTACGTACGACAAAGAGATGAAGAAAGAGAGAAGCCTAAACAAAATGTGGAGTCTACCTAAACCAACATTGTCAAGGCAACTTAGTTTTCAGAAGATTATTACTAAATCACACTCTATGAATGTAAATTCTTTACCACTCAGCGATGATATTGAGAATCAAGCAGAGAACCTTGTCAATGGTCATGACAGGTAG